GACAAAATAGAGGCCGCTGCATACATGATGGCAATAAAGGAATCCGCGAAGATTTATGATAAAGGCCATAGGTTCACGCTAAAGGATATTTGTAAAATCCATAAAATCTGGCTCGGAAAAATATATAAGTGGGCAGGACAATACAGAAATGTCAATGTGAGCAAGGGCGGATTCCAATTTGCTGCCGCCAAATACGTCCGCCACCTAATGCCGGA
The nucleotide sequence above comes from Deltaproteobacteria bacterium. Encoded proteins:
- a CDS encoding Fic family protein; its protein translation is MKKPFKYDASGLNEAQFEPGSGKRVLKNLLGIKSKRAMDKIEAAAYMMAIKESAKIYDKGHRFTLKDICKIHKIWLGKIYKWAGQYRNVNVSKGGFQFAAAKYVRHLMP